The DNA sequence CGCTGATCTTAAAAAGGAAATAGGAAACGATGATCTGAGTATGATGATGGATTCTTTCAACAGAAAAATAGGATAGGTTTGATTTTAAATCAACATAAAAGTAAAATGAACAACAGTAAAAAGACACTTTTTGATAAAGTATGGGACGCTCACGTGGTAGAAACCATTCCTGACGGACCTCAGATTATTTATATAGACAAACATCTTATCCATGAGGTAACCAGTCCTCAGGCTTTTGCAGAACTTGAATCCAGAAATCTGGAAATTTTCAGACCGGAACAGATTGTAGCAACAGCTGATCATAATGTGCCCACTCTGAACCAGGAACAGCCTATCAGGGATGAACTTTCAAGAAACCAAGTAGAACAGCTAACGGAAAACTGTAAGAAAAACAATATCGAACTTTTCGGATTGGGACACCAATATCAGGGAATCGTTCATATCATCGCTCCTGAATTAGGAATTACCCAGCCGGGAATGAGTATTGTTTGTGGAGACAGTCATACGTCTACCCATGGCGCATTTGGATCTATTGCTTTTGGAATCGGAACCAGTCAGGTGGCACAGGTATTTGCCAGCCAATGTCTGTTATTGAATAAACCAAAATCAATGAGAATTACAGTCAATGGTACACTGAACGAAAATGTTCAGCCCAAAGATGTGATTCTTTATATCATTTCAAAAATAGGAACTGATGGAGGAACAGGATATTTCTGTGAGTATGCAGGCAATGTATTTGAAGAAATGTCTATGGAAGGAAGAATGACAGTCTGCAATATGAGCATTGAAATGGGTGCCAGAGGCGGAATGATTGCTCCCGATGAAACGACTTTTGAATATGTTCAGGGAAGAAAATTTGCCCCGCAAGGAGAAGAATGGGAAGAGAAAGTAGAGTATTGGAAGACTTTGAAAACAGATGAAGGAGCTGTTTTTGATAAAGAACTCAGTTTTGATGCTTCTGATATCTACCCAATGATTACTTACGGTACCAACCCTGGAATGGGTATTTCAATCCGTGAGGTGATTCCGGCTCCGCAGAACGAATCGGAGGAGAAAGCATTACAATATATGGGATTGGAAGCCGGACAGACCGTTAACAGCATCAAAGTTAATTATGTTTTCATAGGAAGCTGTACCAATGCAAGAATAGAGGATTTCCGTTCTGCAGCTCAGTATATTAAAGGGAAAAGCAAATCCGAAGCTGTAAAAGCTCTGATTGTTCCCGGATCTCAACAGGTAGTTAAACAGATTTATGAGGAAGGTCTGGATAAAATATTCAATGATGCAGGATTTCAGATCCGTCAGCCGGGATGCTCAGCGTGTCTGGCGATGAATGATGATAAAATTCCTGAAGGTGAATATTGTGTTTCCACTTCCAACAGAAACTTTGAAGGCAGACAGGGACAAGGTTCAAGAACGATTCTTGCCAGCCCGCTTACAGCAGCAAAAGCAGCAATAGAAGGCAAAATTTCAGCCCTTGAAAGTTTAAACTAAACAGATTAACAGTACATGCAAAAATTAGTAGTTTTAAAATCCCGTGCAGTTCCATTGCCGGCAGAAAATATAGATACAGACCAGATTATTCCGGCAAGATTCCTGAAAAGTATAGACAGAAAAGGCTTTGGGGAAAACCTGTTCAGAGACTGGAGATTCAATATTCATACAGGAGAACCCAATCCTGATTTTGTTTTAAATAATCCTAAATTCAGTGGTGAAATTTTGGTTGCAGGAAACAATTTCGGTTGTGGAAGTAGCCGTGAACACGCAGCCTGGTCACTGACAGATTATGGATTTAAAGTAATTATTTCCAGTTATTTCGCTGATATTTTCAAAGGAAATGCATTAAATAACGGACTTCTTCCGGTAAAAGTTTCTGAAGAATTTTTAAAAGAAATTTTAGAAGGAATTAATGAAAATCCAGACAATGAGATCGCGATTGATGTTGAATTACAATCCGTAAGCTTTAAAGATACAACGGAGACTTTTGAGATTGATTCCTATAAAAAGATATGTCTGTTGAATGGTTATGATGACATTGATTTTTTAATCAGCAGAAAACAGACGATCACAAATTTTGAACTAAAGACACAAAAAACAAATGAGCAACAATTATTTTAAAATCGCGGTTCTTCCCGGAGACGGGATTGGCCCGGAAATCATCAGTGAAAGCATTAAGATATTAGATGTTATTGCTGAAGCTTTTCAATGCAAATTCCATTTTGACTATGGATTAATCGGGGCAGAAGCTATTTTCAAGACAGGAAATCCTTTGCCTGAAGAAACATTAAAGATCTGTAAAGAATCTGATGCCGTACTTTTCGGAGCCATTGGTGATCCGGTTTTTGATAATAATCCTGAGGCGAAAGTAAGACCGGAACAAGGCTTACTGAAACTCCGCAAAGAACTGGGTTTATTCGCCAATATCCGTCCTTTGAAAACATATCCGTCCCTGATTGACAAGAGTCCGCTTAAAAGAGAAATTATTGATGGGGCTGATATTCAGATTTTCAGAGAGTTGGTAAGCGGAATATATTTTGGCGAAAAATTTACAGATTCCGAAGGAGAGTATGCTTATGATGTCTGCAAATACAGCCGTGAAGATATTATTCCAATTGCGCATATGGCATTTCAGGAAGCTCAGAAAAGAAAGAAAAAGCTTACCCTTATTGATAAAGCCAATGTTCTTGACACTTCAAGATTATGGAGAAAAACATGTCAGGAAATTGCACCGGAATATCCTGATGTACAGCTTGATTATATGTTTGTAGACAATGCCGCCATGCAGCTGATCCTTAATCCTAAACATTTTGATGTTATTTTGACGGAAAATATGTTTGGAGATATTATTTCAGATGAAGCCAGTGTGATTGGTGGTTCCATCGGACTGCTTCCGTCTGCTTCGGTAGGAGAGAAGAATGCTTTATTTGAGCCTATCCATGGATCTTACCCGCAGGCCAAAGGAAAAGGTATTGCAAATCCTGTGGCTTCTATTTTAAGTGTTGCTATGATGCTGGATCATCTTAATTTACATGCTGCTGCTGAGAAATTAAGACAATCTGTAGAACATGCTATTGAGAACAAATATGTTACTATTGATCTTAATACCAAGCAATATTACTCAACAAGTGAAGTGGGAAGCTTTATTGCAGACCATATCAGATATTCCGAAAAATTGTATTATAATTTAGAAAATATAAAGATCGGAAAATCAACCATTGTATAGAAAAACAAAAAGTTCAATTAGATAGTTAGAAAGAAAAGTTCCGCCTCGTATGAGACGGAACTTTTCAATTATAAAGGCCTGATGGCTCTTTTATTTTTTTGTATTATCCGTTTTTCCTGATTTGTTCTTTGAAGATTTCTGAATATCTTCTTTGTCAATATCAGGCGGATTAGACTTTTTCGATGCAGCAGGAATGTTCTGGAAATCCTGATTTTGCTTTTTAGTTTCTGCAGTATTGGCAGATTCCTTCTTTTTGGTGTTTCCTTTTGTATCCATGACTTAAATTTTTAATTTCAAGAATATGGATAATATCATTCAAAGTGTTTGCCAAACGAAAATATTTTATCCTAAAGTCCTAAAATACCAATTTTTCCGGTTTTATCCTCAATAGTATAATTCAGAGCTTTCGCCAAAACAAAAACATTATTCAGGTTTTCCATCAGCTGTTTACGGCCCTCATTTCTCAGCTGATTCTGATCAATTGATTTTTCTGCCGTTTCTTTAGCTTTTGCGGTAACATTCTTAATATCTTTTTCCGAAATTCTGTTAATGAAAGAATCATCTAAAGATTGAATTTCAACACTCGGTGTGATTCTGATTTCAGCGTCAGGAAGCTCTGTAATAACCAGTTTTTTGTTGATGGAATCTACTACGATCTTCATTTTATTAAGATCATAAGAAACCTGAGCATTGGTCTTTGTATATGTAATAATGCTGTTGCTGGAAACTTCTTTCCCGAATACTTCATAGCCCATTTTGGTTTTCTGCATACTGGAAGTGTTCTGTTCCAGCACCACCATCTTATTCATTTTGGAAATCTGATTGGTCAGGATATAATAATCCGACTGTTCAGTTTTAGTTCCAAGGTTCAGACAGGACTTCAGGCCAAAAAACAGAAGCACCATAGCTCCGGCACCGGCTGCAAAGGACAGTATTGTTCTATAATTTCTCAAATCTATTTAAAAATTTCTTTAATAACTGAGGAATCGTTCTTTTTAAGGATTTCAACCAAATCTCTTTCAATATAACCTGTAGTAGGCATTTCTACGATTCTTCCAATCTCTTTTCCATATCTTTTAAGAATAATGGTAGGGACTTTCTGAAGATTATAAAGACTTTCATCCCCGGTAGGAGATTCTTTCTTACGGTTGACGGCAATAATGTTTAATTTATTTTCCGGATAGTTTACGGCTTCCAATATTTTCATCAGTCTTGGAAAATCTCTGTGGCTGTCTTCACACCATGTCCCCATGAAAACAATCATATCATAGGTCCCGATTTTCTCTTTTTTCAATTCACTGACTGCTTTTTGGTCAAGGGCATAGTCATCATGCTCCTTTACATACCAATCTGCATAAGGAGCTTTTAAAAACTGCTCTTTCAGTTGGTTTCCCAAAAGCATTTTGCCGTCTTTCTGAGTTTCAACTTCACGGTTTACCACTACTTTTTGAGCGCTAAGCTGTTGTGCAGCTAAAAATAAGCTTGAAAAGGCAACAATATTGGTAATAAATTTTTTCATAATTATTTCTCGATAATTGATTTTAAATCAGCAGGAGAGTAGTATTTGTTTTTTAATACTTTATGATCGGCCTGTCTGTAAACGTTAAATTTTTCTCCTGACTTTTCATAAAAAGATTCTACTTCCTTCTCTTTGTAGAATTCAACGGTTTCCTTTGCCTGCTCTTCATTATCACACGCCTTCGACATATTGGAACGCTGAACTTCGTTGAATAGCTCTACAAATTTGCTGCCAAGTCCGAATTCCAGCACAGCACCACTCAAAACATACTGAAGATCACATAATGCATCTGCAATTTCTACAATATTATTGTCCGCAATTGCCTGCTTCAGTTCATTTAATTCTTCCTGTAAAAGTTCTACTCTAAGATTGCATCTTTCCGGAGAAGGAATTTGCGGGGTATCTAAAATAGGGGCTTTGAAAGTAGTATGGAATTCTGCTACTTGGTTCAGACTATCAATTTTATCCATGAATTTTTTTATTTCCCACAAAGATAGAAAAGGATTTGTAAAATGTGAAATGTACAGAAGGAAATGTATGAATAAAGAGGTGGGGAGAATTATGATATCAGATTTTGTTCTTATTTTTTTTTGTATTTACATAACCACAGATGACACAGATTTTCACGGATGTTTGTGTTTAAGCAGAATGATATATTTAATTATGTTTTGAAAATTAAAATCCTTTTATAAATCTAGGGGTTATCTGTGGACAAAATTGAATCTATAAAAATTAAAAACCACAATTTAAAATTGTGGTTTGTTTTGAAGTATTTTAATTCTATTCAATTATTTTAATTCTTCATATTTCCAGATGCCTGAAATACTTAATATTGTCAATCCCGGCTGTTTTTCACCATAGCTAAATACACCAATGTATTTTGAATGACATGATGTGCAGTCAGTACCAAAGTATAAAGTTGGCTGATCATTGACTGTCAGTTCTCCGAAATGAAGCATTCTTTGGGAAGTTTCATTAACAATTCCATGTTTTAACAATTCACTTTTGGATACTATTTTATCTTCATTGTACAACTGAAAGATGGGAAATCCTGATTCATAAGGCTTTATCTCAATGGTATTTTCATGACCACAATTACAGCAGGTAAAAGTAGTAATGGCTGAGGGAATAGCTTCATCATTAATGAAAGTGCTTTTTGTAACAGAAGCTTTTTTAGTAATACTTATTTTATTTGAAATTGAATGCATCAGAATAATTTTATGGCTGAATAACTGTGCCTACTAAGTTAGGATATTTTCCGCTTGGACTTTTCTTAATGGTCACTTTTATATAACCTTCTTCTGCCAGCTTATTCCATGTTTTCTGATAACCTGTATTGATGTCAATCGGAATTTTCCACATGGTTTGCTTTCCTTTACCCGCCTGGCTGAACCATGGAATGATATCTGCTGTCTGAGTTTTAAACTGCATTGAATTATTCAGAACATCAATCTCATAATAGAAATCGTATTTGTCTTCAGGTTGGTTTAATGCTCTTTGGGTAAACGTATAGGTATATCCGTTGATGATAGGACTTGTAAAACTTCCTCCCAAAGTAGGAACACCTGTACCGTTGTAACTGCCTACAGCTCCGCTGTATCTGTCAAATTTCTGCCCAACCTGTAAAGCAACATCATCAACAATATTGTAGCCTCCGTTGGCAGGCGGCCATCCGCCATTTAAATTATTAGCCTTAAAAAGTGATTCCAGCTCGCTCCATTTTCCTCGTTTGTAAAGATCGTATGCCTGATTTCTGATGGATTGACTTACGCTGTTGTTCGTATCATAAGTTACTGCCAGTTCATCTGCATTTTTGTAGAATACCGTGGTGACATCGGGATTGATGTCTATTACATCATCATTGTCTGAGCTACAGGCAACCGAGAACGAAGTAATGGCTAAAAAAAAGAGGTACTTAAATAAATGTTTCATATAAAAAATTTTAAATTGTTTAAAATTATAGAGGTATTAGAAGGGATACCTTTTGAAACATTATTTTCTTTATAAAGATCTTAAGTGAAATATTTATATGAATATTATTAATGATTAGTCTGTAACAGGTGTTTCAGAACTTAAATTTGCTTTAATAATACCCTTTTCAGACAGTAAATTATCGAAATATCAATTCACGCCAAAATAAATTCAAAAGAAGCAATTGCATCAGGTGTCTGAAAAACGGCCTGGAACTCCCTTAAATACAATCTGGGTAAACGGTACAATAAAATATTGTTATGCGATAAATTTAAATTAAAAAACTTTAATATTAGTTATTTTGTTTTAAATAAAATGTTTTTATGAAATTAATTACAATAATAAATGTATTTAATATAATATTTTACATTTAAAAAAATAAAACTGCCCTGTAAAGGGCAGTTTTTTCACATCGTTTAATTTTAAAAGTTATTAATTTTTAATAAATCTTTTAGATGATTCTCCAATTTGGATCATATAAGCCCCTTTGATAAGGTTGCTTACGTTCACAGAGCCTCTCTGAAGTTTTCCTGAATCAATTAGTTTTCCACCCATATCGAAGATTTTATAGTCTTCTGAAGTTGTGTTGGAAATATAAAGGATATCTCTTACAGGGTTTGGATAAAGCTTAATATCTGTGATCAGATCTTTCGTATTCTGAATATCTCCTTTTCCTGAAGAAACGATATTAAGGGTGTAATCTTCAACCTGGCCATAAGTGAAAGCTTCACATGATGAAGTAGGGATTGAACTGTATTTCATCATTACTCTCATTCTTGTTGACCCAACAGTTGAAGTAGCCGGAATGGTGATAGAACCTGTAACCGGGCTTGTTGTAGATCCGGCTTTTGTCCATGCTAATTCTCCACTATCTGTAAAGTCTCCATCACCGTTGTAGTCAATATAAACAGCGTATGCTTCGCTATATTTTGTTGATGTCCAAACCGGAGTTATAGAGAGTGTATAAGCGCTTCCTCTGGTTACATTGGTAGAAACTGAAGTGAAGTTTTCATAACCTGCAGTTCCAGTAGAAGTATTATTAATAGATCCGAACGTTACATTTCCAATTCTTTCATCAGCGGTGTTGGATGCCGAAGAAGAGCAATATGAAACGCTTCCTCCTGCAAGAGTGGTAACACTTACTGTATTGCTGGAAACAGAAGCATTTCCTGCTGCATCTTTTGCTTTAACAGAGAAAGAATACGTTGTTGATGGAGTAAGTCCTGTTACAGTATAGGTAGTAGAAGCCGTAGAACCAATTAATGAAGCCCCCTGATATACATCATATCCTGTAACACCTACATTATCAGTAGCACCTGACCAAGAAAGGTTGGTTGTTGTAGCAGTAGTTCCTGAAGCAGCAAGAGTAGGAGCTGTAGGAGCAACGGTATCAGGAGTTCCGGAACCTGCATTTACAGAAATGTTAGCATTGTTAACATCAAAGAAAATGTGGTTTGATCCTTTTACCATAATTCTTCCTGTCGATGTATTGGCATTAGGAATGGTCACTGCCTGTGAACCGTCATTTGGAGTTCCGGCTAATAGAGTAGTCCATGTATTTCCGCTGTCTGTAGACCAAAGAATGTCAACATTGGCTGTATTTACTCCGTTTGCAGTAGTTCCTGCTACATCCCATGTAATGGTTTGAGAGCTTCCTCCTGCATAGGTAGTTGCTGAGTTTTGTGAAGTTACCAGGAATGGACCTGCTGTTGAGTTAACTGTAATTACAGCGTCATCGGAATTGTTTCCTGAACCTCCAGCCTTGTTATCACGAACCGTGAATCTGAAATTCAATGTTCTTGCTACTGAAGAAAGAGCTTCTACAGTGATTTCGGAACCTGCCGTAGTGGTTGCACCTGCTAATACAGAAGCCATTCTTGGGAAGTATCTTGCAGGAGAGGTTGTTGGAACCCATGATCTGAAGTTCGGTCCTGAAGCTTTTGTTGCACTGGCTGCTGAACTTGCTCCTGTTTGAGAAGAAGAAGCATTGTCCATTTGTTCCCAGATATACGTTAAAGAATCTCCGTCGGCATCCGTTCCTGTACCTGTAAGTACAAATGGAGTTCCTTTTGGAATTGTATAGTCTAAGCCTGCATTTGCTGTCGGAATTGAATTTCCTGTATTTGTATTGACAGAACAAGTTTTAGCTTTGATATTATTGGTGATCTGCTGAATGCTTATTGCATGGAAAAATGCATCAGAATGCGGCTGAATATCCTGGCTGGTAATTCCTGCGTACCCCATAATGGTTGATCCTGATCCCGGTTCCATATTGGCACCTGTTCCTTCATTATTCATAGAGAATGTGTGATTTCCACCGAACTGATGTCCCATTTCGTGAGCCACGTAGTCGATATCAAAATTATCTCCTGAAGGAATAGCATCTGCCGGGGAAGTATATCCGCTTCCTTTTGATCCGTTTGTACAGATACAGCCGATACAACCTGCATTTCCTCCACCTCCTGAAGCTCCGAACAAGTGTCCGATATCATAGTTGGCTTCACCAATTACAGATGTTAAAGTACTTTGTAACTGTGAATTCCAGCTGCTCATTCCTGAAGCGGCGGAATAAGGGTCTGTGGAAGCATTGGTGTAGATTACAGCGTCATTGTTGGCGATCAAAACCATTCTTGCTGCGAAGTCTTTTTCAAAAACACCGTTTACACGGGTCATTGTGGTATTCATTGCAGCTAAAGCCTGAGCTTTTGTACCCCCGAAATAAGTAGTGTATTCTCCGGTACAGGATAGGGCCAGTCTGAATGTTCTCAGTTTGGCATCATCTGCATTAGGTCTTGCCGCAAGAGCAGAATTGGAAACTCCTTTCTGTGCAGCATCTACAACAGTACATTCAAACTTGTTAAGATCATCTTTTTTGTCAGACTTTCTGTATACTACATACGTGGAAAGATCTTTGGTGTAAGGCTCAATGAAAACGGCAGATTTATCACCGTAGATTTCCATTGATGACAGTCCAAGCGGAGAAACGCTGAAATAGACTGTAGAATTAGGATCATCCAGACCTTGTCCTACGTAGGATTTGATATCCGGATATTTTGCTGCCAGTTCAGGGGCAAAATTGGAATTCTCCCTCACTTTAAAATTTTCCATTCTGCCTTCAGAATTTGGAAAAGAAATGATGAGTTCTGATTTTTCGCCTGCAGCCAGTCTTTTGGGAGCTTTTGATAAAGCATTTTTCAATCCGTCGATGTTTAGGTTGTAAACTTTAGGATTGCTGATACCGGTTTTGTTTTCAAAAACCTCTGATGAAGTTTTTCTGGAACCTTCAGACCAAAGACGGTCAGTCTGTGCGAAAGAAATACCCGAGATAAGGAGCATTCCAATCAGCGTTAATTGTTTTTTCATATTAAATACTAAATTTGATTGTGGAATATCAAAGCTAATGAAAAATATATTATGAAAAACAGAATTTTTTAAGAAAAATTTGGAATATTGCCTTAAAATATTATGCAATACATTGAATGTAATTGAAAAAGCTTATTAATAAAAGAAAAGTGAAATTGATGAAATGAATTTTAATTGTAAAAAAAATGAAATAGGTGTATTTTTTTATTAATTCATTAAAATGAGACAATAAAATTTATTAATTATTTAATTATGTATGGATATTAATAGTGAATTGAATTTATAAATGTTATACATTTTGTTCACAAAAAAGCTGTTTCATTTTTTGAAACAGCTTATTATATTTATATGATCCTCAATACATTTTATCATCACTAGTAGGGGCATAAAGTCCATGAACTTTATTCCTCGGCTGACCATTCGTATTGGGATTAAAAGATTTATTTTGTAATATCTCTTCCGATAACTAGTCTCTGGATCTCAGAAGTACCTTCACCGATTGTACAAAGCTTAGAGTCTCTGTAGAACTTTTCAGCCGGGAAATCCTTTGTATAACCGTATCCTCCGAAGATCTGAACAGCATTGTTAGAAATTCTCACACAAGCTTCAGAAGCATACAGTTTTGCCATAGCTCCTTCTTTTGTCATTTTTTGTTTTGCATTTTTCAAGGTAGAAGCTCTTTGAATAAGAAGTTCAGCAGCATCAATTTCTGTTGCCATATCTGCTAACATAAAGTTGATCGCCTGGAAATCTGCAATAGGCTTTCCGAACTGATGTCTCTCTTTTGCATATTTCAAAGCAGCTTTGTAAGCTCCTCTTGCAGTACCTAAGCTTAGAGCAGCGATAGAAATTCTACCACCATCCAATACTTTCATAGCCTGCTTGAAGCCTTCACCTACTTCACCTAAACGGTGAGAATCCGGTACGCGTACATTATCAAAGATCAGTTCTGCGGTTTCAGAAGCACGCATTCCTAATTTATTTTCTTTTTTCCCGGAAGTAAACCCAGGCATTCCTTTTTCTAAAACAAAAGCTGTAGAGTTGTTCTTAGCACCTATTTCTCCTGTTCTTGTCATTACTACGGCAATATCTCCTGAAATAGCATGAGTGATAAAGTTTTTAGCTCCGTTGATAACCCATTCGTCACCATCTTTTACAGCGGTAGTAGACATTCCTCCTGAATCTGAGCCTGTATTGTGTTCTGTAAGTCCCCAAGCTCCGATTACTTTTCCGGAAGCCAGCTGAGGAAGCCATTTGTGTCTCTGCTCTTCATTTCCAAATTCATAGATATGGTTGGTGCAAAGAGAGTTGTGTGCTGCTACAGAAAGACCGATAGATGGGTCAACCTGAGAAATTTCATCCAGAATAGTCACATACTCATGATAACCTAAACCAGAACCTCCATATTGTTCAGGAACAACAATTCCCATAAAACCCATCTCACCTAACTGGTGGAATAAGTCTTTTGGAAAAGTCTGGCTTTCATCCCACTCCATAATGTTCGGTCTGATGTTCTTTTCTGCAAATTCTCTAGCCGTCTCCGCTATCATTTTGATGTTGTCAATAGTCTCTGTATTCATATAATAATAGTTAGTGCCCAAAGATAACCAAATTGATGGAATGCTAAAATAAATTATTTCATTCGTAATATTTAAGCAGTAATGCGTTTAATTTTCAATTTTTTATATTTTCATAATTAATGTTTTCTTAATAAAATATTCAACCTTTTCCGTTTTTTATTTCACTATTTTAGTTCCCCAATTTTTAAGGCATGAAAAAAATTTTACTTCCTATCATTTTAATTTCATCATATATTTCTGCTCAGGCACCTGCCGGATATTATGACGGAACAGCTGGATTGACGGGGTACGCCCTGAAGTCGAAGCTGCACGATATTATTTCGTATAAAATGATCAACTGGCATTATGATGATCTGAAGATACTTTATAATCAGACTGATCTCGATAAATATTATGATCATGATGCTTCTAATACACAGTACATGCTGGATATTTATTCGGAAATACCTGCGGGACCTGATGCTTATGAATACAAATCAGATCAGTTAATAGCTGGTGCGTCCGGAGAAGGATTGGGTTATAACAGAGAGCATATGATGCCTCAAAGTACATTCAGTACAAGCTCTTCTGTCAGTGATTACCCTATGTATTCGGATCTGAACTTCATTATTCCTGTTGATGCCTATATCAATCAGCGAAGGAATAATTATCCTTATGGAATAGGAAATAGTACCAATCATTATATTTTCAGCAATACTTCGAGGATGTCCAATGCTGCAATTCCGAATTATCCTTATACCGGAAGAGTTTACGAACCTATTAACGAATTTAAAGGAGATATTGCAAGAACCTTATTATATTTTGCCGTAAGATATGAAGGTAAACTGGGGTCGTTTAATACAGCTTATACTACATCAGCCAACTTAACACCGGCTACAGATCAGTGCCCGCTTGACGGAACCGAAGAAAGAGCTGTTGATCTT is a window from the Chryseobacterium indologenes genome containing:
- the leuD gene encoding 3-isopropylmalate dehydratase small subunit, with protein sequence MQKLVVLKSRAVPLPAENIDTDQIIPARFLKSIDRKGFGENLFRDWRFNIHTGEPNPDFVLNNPKFSGEILVAGNNFGCGSSREHAAWSLTDYGFKVIISSYFADIFKGNALNNGLLPVKVSEEFLKEILEGINENPDNEIAIDVELQSVSFKDTTETFEIDSYKKICLLNGYDDIDFLISRKQTITNFELKTQKTNEQQLF
- a CDS encoding reprolysin-like metallopeptidase; the protein is MKKQLTLIGMLLISGISFAQTDRLWSEGSRKTSSEVFENKTGISNPKVYNLNIDGLKNALSKAPKRLAAGEKSELIISFPNSEGRMENFKVRENSNFAPELAAKYPDIKSYVGQGLDDPNSTVYFSVSPLGLSSMEIYGDKSAVFIEPYTKDLSTYVVYRKSDKKDDLNKFECTVVDAAQKGVSNSALAARPNADDAKLRTFRLALSCTGEYTTYFGGTKAQALAAMNTTMTRVNGVFEKDFAARMVLIANNDAVIYTNASTDPYSAASGMSSWNSQLQSTLTSVIGEANYDIGHLFGASGGGGNAGCIGCICTNGSKGSGYTSPADAIPSGDNFDIDYVAHEMGHQFGGNHTFSMNNEGTGANMEPGSGSTIMGYAGITSQDIQPHSDAFFHAISIQQITNNIKAKTCSVNTNTGNSIPTANAGLDYTIPKGTPFVLTGTGTDADGDSLTYIWEQMDNASSSQTGASSAASATKASGPNFRSWVPTTSPARYFPRMASVLAGATTTAGSEITVEALSSVARTLNFRFTVRDNKAGGSGNNSDDAVITVNSTAGPFLVTSQNSATTYAGGSSQTITWDVAGTTANGVNTANVDILWSTDSGNTWTTLLAGTPNDGSQAVTIPNANTSTGRIMVKGSNHIFFDVNNANISVNAGSGTPDTVAPTAPTLAASGTTATTTNLSWSGATDNVGVTGYDVYQGASLIGSTASTTYTVTGLTPSTTYSFSVKAKDAAGNASVSSNTVSVTTLAGGSVSYCSSSASNTADERIGNVTFGSINNTSTGTAGYENFTSVSTNVTRGSAYTLSITPVWTSTKYSEAYAVYIDYNGDGDFTDSGELAWTKAGSTTSPVTGSITIPATSTVGSTRMRVMMKYSSIPTSSCEAFTYGQVEDYTLNIVSSGKGDIQNTKDLITDIKLYPNPVRDILYISNTTSEDYKIFDMGGKLIDSGKLQRGSVNVSNLIKGAYMIQIGESSKRFIKN
- a CDS encoding DUF4230 domain-containing protein, with translation MRNYRTILSFAAGAGAMVLLFFGLKSCLNLGTKTEQSDYYILTNQISKMNKMVVLEQNTSSMQKTKMGYEVFGKEVSSNSIITYTKTNAQVSYDLNKMKIVVDSINKKLVITELPDAEIRITPSVEIQSLDDSFINRISEKDIKNVTAKAKETAEKSIDQNQLRNEGRKQLMENLNNVFVLAKALNYTIEDKTGKIGILGL
- the leuB gene encoding 3-isopropylmalate dehydrogenase; its protein translation is MSNNYFKIAVLPGDGIGPEIISESIKILDVIAEAFQCKFHFDYGLIGAEAIFKTGNPLPEETLKICKESDAVLFGAIGDPVFDNNPEAKVRPEQGLLKLRKELGLFANIRPLKTYPSLIDKSPLKREIIDGADIQIFRELVSGIYFGEKFTDSEGEYAYDVCKYSREDIIPIAHMAFQEAQKRKKKLTLIDKANVLDTSRLWRKTCQEIAPEYPDVQLDYMFVDNAAMQLILNPKHFDVILTENMFGDIISDEASVIGGSIGLLPSASVGEKNALFEPIHGSYPQAKGKGIANPVASILSVAMMLDHLNLHAAAEKLRQSVEHAIENKYVTIDLNTKQYYSTSEVGSFIADHIRYSEKLYYNLENIKIGKSTIV
- a CDS encoding glycohydrolase toxin TNT-related protein: MKHLFKYLFFLAITSFSVACSSDNDDVIDINPDVTTVFYKNADELAVTYDTNNSVSQSIRNQAYDLYKRGKWSELESLFKANNLNGGWPPANGGYNIVDDVALQVGQKFDRYSGAVGSYNGTGVPTLGGSFTSPIINGYTYTFTQRALNQPEDKYDFYYEIDVLNNSMQFKTQTADIIPWFSQAGKGKQTMWKIPIDINTGYQKTWNKLAEEGYIKVTIKKSPSGKYPNLVGTVIQP
- a CDS encoding TlpA family protein disulfide reductase; amino-acid sequence: MKKFITNIVAFSSLFLAAQQLSAQKVVVNREVETQKDGKMLLGNQLKEQFLKAPYADWYVKEHDDYALDQKAVSELKKEKIGTYDMIVFMGTWCEDSHRDFPRLMKILEAVNYPENKLNIIAVNRKKESPTGDESLYNLQKVPTIILKRYGKEIGRIVEMPTTGYIERDLVEILKKNDSSVIKEIFK
- the leuC gene encoding 3-isopropylmalate dehydratase large subunit; translated protein: MNNSKKTLFDKVWDAHVVETIPDGPQIIYIDKHLIHEVTSPQAFAELESRNLEIFRPEQIVATADHNVPTLNQEQPIRDELSRNQVEQLTENCKKNNIELFGLGHQYQGIVHIIAPELGITQPGMSIVCGDSHTSTHGAFGSIAFGIGTSQVAQVFASQCLLLNKPKSMRITVNGTLNENVQPKDVILYIISKIGTDGGTGYFCEYAGNVFEEMSMEGRMTVCNMSIEMGARGGMIAPDETTFEYVQGRKFAPQGEEWEEKVEYWKTLKTDEGAVFDKELSFDASDIYPMITYGTNPGMGISIREVIPAPQNESEEKALQYMGLEAGQTVNSIKVNYVFIGSCTNARIEDFRSAAQYIKGKSKSEAVKALIVPGSQQVVKQIYEEGLDKIFNDAGFQIRQPGCSACLAMNDDKIPEGEYCVSTSNRNFEGRQGQGSRTILASPLTAAKAAIEGKISALESLN
- a CDS encoding nucleoside triphosphate pyrophosphohydrolase family protein, with translation MDKIDSLNQVAEFHTTFKAPILDTPQIPSPERCNLRVELLQEELNELKQAIADNNIVEIADALCDLQYVLSGAVLEFGLGSKFVELFNEVQRSNMSKACDNEEQAKETVEFYKEKEVESFYEKSGEKFNVYRQADHKVLKNKYYSPADLKSIIEK